One window from the genome of Roseomonas haemaphysalidis encodes:
- a CDS encoding putative bifunctional diguanylate cyclase/phosphodiesterase, with protein MPLIAIIDDQSTNRRIYSMLVRSCGPDMEVRDFADPLLALEWMASSRPDLIITDYRMPGMDGADMAQAVRSIPHCLHTPVIVITAYDEPNFRLRALEAGASDFVQTPIRHSDFQGRVRAMLDGQVAPPPPPLPVPEAPRPGLPPAAFPLMQVDGLMQVIGTIPALISVSDLQGVCQFANAAFAKHVGLSAAECVGRPVVELIRDQEGRRVALNRLVMERGEQLPSYEESVADPDGVPLTLLTTKSPLRDAEGAVVAILTTSIDITDQKNAQWHLQHLAGHDALTGLPNRSLLTRRIESSLAQAAQAGEQGALLFLDLDHFKTVNDSLGHVFGDQLLVAVARILRDNVGPRDTVARLGGDEFAILQEGINGPGDAAALAGQIGHALSQPLNLRGHSINISSSIGITMFPQDANGSDELLKNADLAMYGAKAEGRHGHRFFSIEQRRKVEHAQSLDTGLREGLRANEFLLHYQPQFHLGSGRATSVEALIRWQRPGHGLVSPGTFLRAAEDSGFIVQITEWVVRQACAQMRAWMQRGIAPDRVAINVSPTLFRRLDMHRLVTEAARTAGVPLSMLELELTEGVMMDRSAATLETLHALRRDGVSLALDDFGTGFSSLDYLRRFKVNRIKIDQSFVRNLPQNGEDASIVRTIIGLTHGLGLLVVAEGVETQEALDFLRAEGCDEVQGFHLGRPCGPDDCAQNFLVLRRAAG; from the coding sequence TTGCCGCTGATCGCCATCATCGACGACCAGAGCACCAACCGCCGCATCTACAGCATGCTGGTCCGCTCCTGCGGGCCGGACATGGAGGTGCGCGACTTCGCGGACCCGCTGCTGGCGCTGGAATGGATGGCGTCGAGCCGCCCCGACCTGATCATCACGGACTACCGCATGCCTGGCATGGACGGTGCCGACATGGCGCAGGCCGTGCGCTCCATCCCGCACTGCCTGCACACGCCGGTGATCGTGATCACCGCCTATGACGAGCCGAACTTCCGCCTGCGGGCGCTGGAAGCCGGCGCCAGCGACTTCGTGCAGACGCCGATCCGCCATTCCGACTTCCAGGGCCGCGTGCGCGCCATGCTGGACGGCCAGGTGGCGCCGCCGCCGCCGCCGCTGCCCGTGCCGGAGGCGCCGCGCCCCGGCCTGCCGCCGGCCGCCTTTCCCCTGATGCAGGTGGACGGGCTGATGCAGGTGATCGGCACCATCCCGGCGCTGATCTCCGTGTCCGACCTGCAGGGCGTCTGCCAGTTCGCCAACGCCGCCTTCGCCAAGCATGTCGGGCTATCCGCCGCCGAATGCGTCGGCCGCCCGGTGGTGGAGCTGATCCGCGACCAGGAAGGCCGGCGCGTGGCGCTGAACCGCCTGGTGATGGAGCGCGGCGAACAGCTGCCGAGCTACGAGGAAAGCGTGGCCGACCCGGACGGCGTGCCGCTGACGCTGCTCACCACCAAGTCGCCGCTGCGCGACGCCGAGGGCGCGGTGGTCGCCATCCTGACCACCTCCATCGACATCACCGACCAGAAGAACGCGCAGTGGCACCTGCAGCACCTGGCCGGGCATGACGCGCTGACCGGCCTGCCCAACCGCTCGCTGCTGACGCGGCGGATCGAGAGCAGCCTGGCCCAGGCGGCCCAGGCGGGGGAGCAGGGGGCGCTGCTGTTTCTCGACCTCGACCACTTCAAGACCGTGAACGACTCCCTCGGCCACGTGTTCGGCGACCAGCTGCTGGTGGCCGTGGCCCGCATCCTGCGCGACAACGTCGGCCCGCGCGACACCGTGGCCCGCCTGGGCGGCGACGAGTTCGCCATCCTGCAGGAAGGCATCAACGGGCCGGGCGACGCGGCGGCGCTGGCCGGGCAGATCGGCCACGCGCTGAGCCAGCCGCTGAACCTGCGCGGGCACAGCATCAACATCAGCTCGTCCATCGGCATCACCATGTTTCCGCAGGACGCCAACGGCAGCGACGAGCTGTTGAAGAACGCCGACCTCGCGATGTACGGCGCCAAGGCCGAGGGCCGGCACGGCCACCGCTTCTTTTCCATCGAGCAGCGCCGCAAGGTGGAACACGCCCAGTCGCTGGACACGGGGCTGCGCGAAGGGCTGCGGGCCAACGAGTTCCTGCTGCACTACCAGCCGCAGTTCCACCTGGGGAGCGGCCGCGCCACCAGCGTCGAGGCGCTGATCCGCTGGCAGCGCCCGGGCCACGGGCTGGTTTCCCCCGGCACCTTTCTGCGCGCGGCCGAGGACAGCGGCTTTATCGTGCAGATCACCGAATGGGTGGTGCGCCAGGCCTGCGCGCAGATGCGCGCCTGGATGCAGCGCGGCATCGCGCCCGACCGGGTGGCGATCAACGTCTCGCCCACGCTGTTCCGCCGCCTCGACATGCACCGGCTGGTGACGGAAGCCGCCCGCACCGCCGGCGTGCCGCTGTCCATGCTGGAGCTGGAGCTGACCGAGGGGGTGATGATGGACCGCTCGGCCGCCACGCTGGAAACGCTGCACGCCCTGCGGCGCGACGGCGTCAGCCTGGCGCTAGACGACTTCGGCACCGGCTTCTCCTCGCTCGACTACCTGCGGCGCTTCAAGGTCAACCGCATCAAGATCGACCAGTCCTTCGTGCGCAACCTGCCGCAGAACGGGGAGGACGCGTCCATCGTGCGCACCATCATCGGCCTGACCCACGGGCTCGGCCTCCTGGTGGTGGCCGAGGGGGTGGAAACACAGGAGGCGCTGGACTTCCTCCGGGCCGAGGGTTGCGACGAGGTGCAGGGCTTCCACCTCGGCCGCCCCTGCGGCCCGGACGACTGCGCGCAGAATTTCCTTGTCCTGCGCCGGGCCGCCGGCTAG